A window from Culex pipiens pallens isolate TS chromosome 3, TS_CPP_V2, whole genome shotgun sequence encodes these proteins:
- the LOC120423518 gene encoding intraflagellar transport protein 122 homolog, whose amino-acid sequence MRAIPKWVEKIHDANEKNDVASIHSICFHPEGLQLVVGAGDKVVVYDPQDGNVVSSLRGHKDVVHCVAYAKDGKKFASGSADKTVIIWTNKLEGLLKYSHGDSVQCLSFNPVSHQLASCAVSDFSFWSSEQKAVQKYKTAARVNACAWTNDGQYLALGMANGVISIRNKAGDEKVKIERPGGVNSPIFGLAWNPPAAGSADILCVIDWSQTLSFYSLGGQAIGKERNFNFDPLCLSFFPDGEFLTIAGCNKALQLFTRDGIRLGMLGEQHESWIWATAVNPVGNSIVVGCQDGTLACYNLAFNTVHALYRERYAFRENMCDVIIQHLVSGQKVRIKCRDLVHKIAIYRNRLAVQLPERVVLYELSSAENQPMHYKVKEKIAKKFECSLLVVCAQHLVLCQEKKLQSLDFNGALQREWIMDSFIRYIKVTGGPAGCEGLLLGLKSGQVWRIFLDNSLPILVTTVLSSVRCLDLNATRTKLAVVDDAGRLVVRDLITDTMLYQDANVNSVAWNTHLESMLCYSHTTGGLSVRVGSLPPRSPQSMLGVVVGLCGATAFCLRGNVMSNVPLALGATMWQFVEAGLFEDAYQVACLGVPLSDWEGLAQAALEALNYHIAREAYVKVRNLPWLELINDLKERQKRGDNSKEVLLADTYAFTGKFKEAARLYQKSGNNSKALAMYSDLRMFDLAQEFLKEGSAADKKELIRRRAEWACSVHEPRAAAELLLSAGESQRAIEIVAEQGWTDVLLDIGRRLNASEKEPLELIATHLRRLKALPLAAEIYRKLGEEEQVVQLHVEARDWPEAFRLAEHLPKILPSIHYQHAQWLAESDQFISAHEAYVLAGKPNEATKLLRNLVECAVSEERYLDAGYYTWLRAKQVLKLLDGESILKEQNLVEYKSLQKMASIYYAYSTLNSYLKEPFTSSPPLTLFNTSRFVVNQINGLSAPKGISLFAVYYTLSKQAKVLGANKLHLQINNKLQSLKAPAGIQEQVDISYITSRACPGGFNDPEEYLPMCYRCSNYSPHLHGNRCPNCGQEYVFSYVSFEILPLSEFVPEEGIADQEAERLLMAPPKMNDYGQPDQFIHEDIIDTFSSSLDRDALRAIDPREVIIIKGPSPLRTRYYRNLLPELQITVCPECNNAFHSEDFELQFLQKGYCPFCRTPEDSLVN is encoded by the exons ATGAGAGCCATTCCAAAGTGGGTCGAAAAAATCCACGACGCAAACGAAAAGAACGATGTTGCCAG CATTCACTCGATTTGCTTCCACCCGGAAGGACTTCAGCTGGTGGTGGGTGCTGGTGATAAGGTGGTCGTGTACGATCCACAGGACGGAAACGTTGTTAGTTCGTTGAGGGGACACAAAGATGTGGTGCACTGTGTGGCTTATGCAAAGGATGGCAAAAAGTTTGCGTCCGGAAGTGCCGACAAGACGGTCATCATTTGGACGAATAAGCTCGAGGGGCTGCTCAAGTACTC CCACGGCGACTCGGTCCAGTGCCTGTCGTTCAACCCGGTGTCCCACCAGCTGGCCTCGTGCGCCGTGTCGGACTTTTCCTTCTGGTCGTCGGAGCAGAAAGCGGTCCAGAAGTACAAAACCGCTGCCCGGGTAAATGCGTGCGCGTGGACCAACGATGGCCAGTATCTGGCGCTGGGCATGGCCAACGGGGTAATTTCGATCCGCAATAAGGCGGGAGATGAGAAGGTCAAGATTGAGCGGCCGGGTGGCGTTAACAGCCCGATCTTTGGACTGGCGTGGAATCCTCCGGCGGCCGGATCGGCGGACATTTTGTGCGTGATCGATTGGAGTCAAACGTTGTCGTTTTACTCGCTGGGAGGGCAGGCGATCGGGAAGGAGCGGAACTTTAACTTTGATCCGCTGTGCTTGAGCTTCTTTCCGGATGGGGAGTTCTTGACTATTGCTGGATGTAACAAGGCGCTGCAGCTGTTTACGCGGGACGGGATTCGGTTGGGGATGCTGGGCGAGCAGCACGAGTCGTGGATTTGGGCGACCGCTGTGAATCCGGTTGGGAATTCGATTGTCGTAGGGTGTCAGGACGGAACGTTGGCTTGTTATAATTTGGCGTTCAACACGGTTCACGCATTGTATAGAGAGCGTTACGCATTTCGCGAAAATATGTGCGATGTGATCATCCAGCATTTGGTTTCCGGGCAGAAGGTTCGCATCAAGTGTCGCGATCTGGTGCACAAGATTGCGATTTATCGTAACAGGCTGGCGGTTCAGCTGCCGGAACGGGTCGTGTTGTACGAGCTGAGTTCAGCGGAGAATCAACCGATGCACTACAAGGTGAAGGAGAAGATCGCCAAGAAGTTTGAGTGTAGTTTGCTGGTGGTTTGCGCGCAGCATTTAGTGCTGTGTCAGGAGAAAAAGCTGCAGAGTTTGGACTTCAATGGAGCTCTGCAGAGGGAGTGGATCATGGATAGCTTTATCCGGTACATCAAGGTTACGGGTGGCCCAGCCGGCTGTGAGGGGCTCTTGCTCGGGTTGAAGTCCGGCCAGGTGTGGCGGATCTTCCTGGACAACTCGTTACCCATTTTAGTGACCACGGTTCTATCGTCAGTGCGATGTCTTGATCTGAACGCCACGCGTACCAAACTCGCAGTCGTGGACGACGCAGGACGGTTGGTGGTTCGCGATCTGATAACCGATACGATGCTCTACCAGGACGCGAATGTGAACTCGGTCGCGTGGAATACCCACCTGGAGTCGATGCTGTGCTACTCGCATACCACGGGTGGGTTGAGCGTTCGCGTTGGTTCGTTACCGCCGCGGAGTCCGCAGTCGATGCTCGGGGTGGTCGTTGGACTGTGCGGAGCTACGGCGTTCTGTCTGCGCGGGAACGTGATGAGCAACGTCCCGCTGGCGCTAGGTGCCACCATGTGGCAGTTCGTGGAGGCAGGGCTGTTTGA GGACGCCTACCAGGTAGCTTGCTTGGGAGTACCACTATCTGACTGGGAAGGTTTGGCGCAAGCAGCGCTTGAAGCTCTCAACTACCACATTGCTCGTGAGGCTTACGTCAAGGTTCGCAATCTACCATGGCTGGAGCTGATCAACGATCTCAAAGAGCGTCAAAAGCGTGGAGATAACTCAAAGGAGGTTCTCCTAGCGGACACGTACGCCTTCACAGGCAAGTTCAAGGAAGCTGCTCGTCTGTACCAAAAGTCCGGCAACAACAGCAAAGCGCTCGCGATGTACAGCGATCTGCGGATGTTCGATCTGGCGCAGGAATTCTTGAAGGAAGGAAGTGCCGCTGACAAGAAGGAACTGATCCGTAGACGGGCCGAGTGGGCATGTTCGGTGCACGAGCCGAGAGCTGCGGCGGAACTATTGCTGTCCGCTGGAGAGTCCCAACGGGCGATCGAGATCGTGGCCGAGCAAGGGTGGACCGATGTTCTGTTGGATATCGGGCGGCGCTTGAATGCGTCCGAGAAGGAACCGCTGGAACTGATCGCGACTCACTTGAGACGGTTGAAGGCGCTGCCGCTTGCGGCGGAAATTTACCGCAAGTTGGGCGAAGAGGAGCAGGTTGTTCAACTGCACGTAGAGGCGCGGGATTGGCCGGAAGCTTTCCGGTTGGCCGAACATTTACCCAAGATATTGCCGTCGATTCATTACCAGCACGCGCAGTGGCTGGCAGAGTCCGATCAGTTTATATCCGCGCACGAGGCGTACGTACTAGCTGGAAAGCCAAACGAGGCCACTAAACTGCTGAGGAACCTCGTAGAATGCGCTGTATCGGAAGAACGCTATTTGGACGCCGGTTACTACACGTGGCTCAGAGCCAAACAGGTTCTAAAACTGCTAGACGGTGAATCCATCCTGAAGGAGCAGAACCTCGTCGAGTACAAATCGCTGCAAAAGATGGCTTCAATCTACTACGCGTACAGCACGCTGAACTCATACCTGAAAGAACCGTTCACGAGCAGCCCTCCGTTGACCCTATTCAACACGAGTCGTTTCGTCGTGAACCAGATCAATGGACTGTCTGCCCCGAAAGGAATCAGTTTATT TGCCGTTTACTACACGCTCTCCAAGCAGGCAAAGGTCCTCGGTGCCAACAAGCTGCATCTGCAGATCAACAACAAGCTGCAATCACTCAAGGCCCCAGCCGGCATCCAGGAACAGGTGGACATCAGCTACATCACCAGTCGAGCTTGTCCGGGGGGCTTCAACGACCCAGAAGAGTACCTGCCGATGTGCTACCGCTGCTCGAACTACAGCCCGCACCTGCACGGCAATCGCTGTCCGAACTGCGGCCAAGAGTACGTGTTTTCGTACGTGTCGTTCGAGATTCTGCCACTGTCGGAGTTCGTCCCGGAGGAGGGCATTGCCGATCAGGAGGCGGAACGGTTGTTGATGGCACCGCCCAAGATGAACGATTACGGCCAGCCAGATCAGTTTATTCATGAG GACATCATCGATACCTTCTCGTCCAGCTTGGACCGCGATGCACTGCGAGCCATCGATCCCCGCGAGGTCATCATCATCAAGGGGCCGAGTCCGTTGCGGACGCGCTACTATCGGAACCTGCTGCCGGAGCTGCAGATAACCGTTTGTCCCGAGTGCAACAATGCGTTCCACTCGGAGGACTTTGAGCTGCAGTTTCTGCAGAAGGGATACTGTCCGTTCTGTCGGACCCCGGAAGATAGTTTGGTGAATTAA